One Spiroplasma sp. NBRC 100390 DNA window includes the following coding sequences:
- a CDS encoding rhomboid family intramembrane serine protease yields MSFDKDKLSLVDYFLKQEKYNVYKNKPRGNNNVYLYKVDSKEFQIIKIIDDFKDYVIADEVVKDLRTFLNKKFQRVKLSILSIILIENRSQVYKEDNGDVVLFVDSHNYLDRLSNYYPKISMLEDNNDGNSMAGMSPEEILDGMKDPNSKLTKNLKQLSEKLSVNNLGVTWVLVALLLIIPIVGIFFGAQIFNTKDLSENATSLVYGGITRDLLIWNNQWWRLWTYILFSSNPLLVVLNLFMIFSVARYAEALLGRWRLIIILIFGVPLAGLFLAAVLPNWIFGGSTILLAILWGSLFSYNYGKDDLGALIANQRTLIIIVWLLLMPLFLGYSYYLINLVGFFAGSAIGYCLEFNRTNRINWTMLYPVLVVTAMITVVAVTLAWQRYVPPYNGDVIDALMSYWRAGLVSKGSIEDMLGSYYFYPKNHWPNFLLSNQQPMKDAINLFGMVLWHR; encoded by the coding sequence ATGAGTTTTGATAAAGACAAGTTATCATTGGTTGATTATTTTCTTAAACAAGAAAAATACAATGTTTATAAAAATAAACCCCGAGGTAATAACAATGTTTATTTATATAAAGTTGATAGTAAAGAATTTCAAATCATTAAAATTATTGATGATTTTAAAGATTATGTTATTGCTGATGAAGTTGTAAAAGATTTAAGAACTTTTTTAAATAAAAAATTTCAACGAGTAAAACTTTCTATTTTATCAATTATTTTAATTGAAAATCGCTCGCAGGTTTATAAAGAAGATAATGGTGATGTTGTTTTATTTGTTGATAGTCATAATTATCTTGATCGATTAAGCAATTATTATCCAAAAATTTCAATGTTAGAAGATAACAATGATGGTAATTCAATGGCGGGGATGTCACCAGAAGAAATCTTAGATGGGATGAAAGATCCAAATAGTAAATTAACAAAAAACTTAAAACAGTTAAGTGAAAAGTTAAGTGTTAATAATTTAGGTGTAACATGAGTTTTAGTTGCGTTATTATTAATTATTCCAATCGTTGGAATCTTTTTTGGGGCACAAATTTTTAATACCAAAGATTTAAGTGAAAATGCAACTTCGCTTGTTTACGGAGGAATTACGCGTGATTTATTAATTTGAAATAATCAATGGTGAAGATTATGAACTTATATTTTATTTTCTTCTAATCCATTATTAGTTGTTTTAAACTTATTTATGATTTTTAGTGTTGCGCGTTATGCTGAAGCGTTATTAGGACGATGACGGTTAATTATTATTTTAATCTTTGGTGTTCCGTTAGCGGGCTTATTTTTAGCAGCGGTGTTACCAAATTGAATCTTTGGGGGATCAACCATTTTATTAGCAATTTTATGGGGTAGTTTATTTAGTTATAATTATGGAAAAGATGATTTGGGAGCTTTAATTGCAAACCAACGGACATTAATTATTATTGTTTGATTGTTATTAATGCCATTATTTTTAGGTTATTCATATTATTTAATCAACCTAGTTGGTTTTTTTGCCGGTAGTGCCATTGGTTATTGTTTAGAATTTAATCGGACAAACCGGATAAATTGAACAATGTTATATCCTGTTTTGGTTGTTACAGCCATGATCACTGTTGTTGCTGTTACTTTAGCATGACAACGTTATGTTCCGCCATATAATGGTGATGTTATTGATGCTTTAATGAGTTATTGACGAGCCGGGTTAGTAAGTAAGGGCAGCATTGAAGATATGCTGGGAAGTTATTATTTTTATCCAAAAAATCATTGACCAAATTTCTTGTTATCAAATCAACAACCAATGAAGGATGCCATTAACTTGTTTGGAATGGTTTTATGGCACCGTTAA
- the lspA gene encoding signal peptidase II encodes MRERTKQFWRDVHEHFKSRNYIWKFKLQVCLPIFIGLLILDIITKQLAFHLLSHDPYAPEVKFLDGFINFKFVVNKGIAFGANADNLVATIIGAVLITMLAFTVFLYINNKTAAIGLIMITCGGVGNLIDRMWNQGGVVDFLAWILFPPYSIFNLSDTWVTFGVVVLVLAIIVEIVRFYRNRARSNREESNTIND; translated from the coding sequence ATGAGAGAACGTACAAAGCAATTTTGACGTGATGTCCATGAACATTTTAAAAGTCGAAATTATATTTGAAAATTTAAGCTCCAAGTTTGCTTACCAATTTTTATTGGTTTATTAATTTTAGATATTATTACGAAGCAATTGGCCTTTCATTTATTATCCCATGATCCTTATGCACCAGAAGTTAAGTTTCTTGATGGCTTTATTAATTTTAAGTTTGTTGTTAACAAAGGAATTGCTTTCGGAGCGAATGCTGATAATTTAGTGGCGACAATTATTGGGGCGGTTTTAATTACGATGTTAGCTTTTACTGTTTTTTTATATATTAATAATAAAACAGCAGCGATTGGTTTAATTATGATTACATGTGGTGGTGTTGGAAATTTAATCGATCGAATGTGAAATCAGGGCGGAGTTGTTGACTTTTTAGCGTGAATTCTCTTTCCACCGTATAGTATTTTTAATTTATCAGATACTTGAGTAACGTTTGGGGTTGTTGTTCTAGTGTTAGCAATTATCGTTGAAATTGTGCGTTTTTATCGTAATCGTGCACGAAGTAACCGGGAAGAAAGTAATACTATTAATGACTAA
- a CDS encoding deoxycytidylate deaminase, with protein MAPLTTKKRSDYLSWDDFFLSVAHVCAMRSKDPHTQVGSCVVNQIGQIIATGYNGLPRGLNDDEFPWARDGEYLNTKYPYVAHAELNAILSARTNLENCRIYTTLFPCAECAKIIIQAGIKEIIYDDDKYVGSDDNKAAKRMFDQAHVSYRSLPVINVIVTRQTQ; from the coding sequence ATGGCACCGTTAACAACGAAGAAACGCTCTGATTACTTATCATGAGATGACTTTTTCTTGAGTGTGGCGCATGTTTGTGCGATGCGTAGTAAAGACCCGCATACGCAAGTTGGCAGTTGTGTTGTTAATCAAATTGGTCAAATTATTGCCACGGGTTATAATGGCTTACCCCGCGGTTTAAATGATGATGAATTTCCCTGAGCACGAGACGGAGAATATTTGAATACAAAATATCCTTATGTTGCGCATGCCGAATTAAATGCGATTTTAAGTGCTCGTACGAACTTAGAAAATTGTCGAATTTATACAACCTTATTTCCTTGTGCCGAATGTGCTAAAATTATCATTCAAGCAGGAATTAAGGAAATCATTTATGATGATGATAAATACGTTGGTAGTGATGATAACAAAGCAGCAAAACGAATGTTTGACCAAGCGCATGTTAGTTATCGTTCGTTACCAGTTATTAATGTCATTGTAACTCGGCAAACACAATAA
- a CDS encoding RluA family pseudouridine synthase, translating to MTKITFVSSTSGRIDKILVAHFATTATPLSRTKIQELITQDQVQVNDQLVHQNYTVQIGDIMMVTLPEPATTKLTPMAMPLTVLYEDDVILVIDKPNNLVVHPAPGHLNDTLVNALMARSKNWSTVSGELRPGIVHRIDRQTTGTLIIAKNDFIHQQLQEQIQTKQLQRRYLALVHGNIVENRAKIDAPIGRDPQERKKMVVTAKNSKKAVTNILVIERFNDYTYIECELETGRTHQIRAHLKYINHPVVGDPLYGTVADKKESFGQYLHAYQLTFMHPITRLPITVSAALPLEFENKLAALRAKG from the coding sequence ATGACTAAAATTACTTTTGTTTCATCCACAAGTGGTCGTATTGATAAGATTTTAGTTGCTCATTTTGCCACAACAGCAACGCCCTTATCACGAACAAAAATTCAGGAATTAATAACCCAAGACCAAGTGCAAGTTAATGACCAACTTGTTCACCAAAATTATACTGTTCAAATTGGTGATATAATGATGGTTACTTTACCAGAACCAGCAACAACAAAGTTAACACCAATGGCAATGCCATTAACGGTGTTGTACGAAGATGATGTAATATTGGTGATTGATAAACCAAATAATTTAGTTGTTCATCCAGCGCCAGGTCATTTGAATGATACGTTAGTTAATGCTTTAATGGCACGAAGTAAAAATTGATCAACTGTTAGTGGTGAACTACGACCAGGAATCGTTCACCGAATTGATCGACAAACGACGGGGACATTAATTATTGCTAAAAATGATTTTATTCATCAACAATTACAAGAACAAATTCAAACAAAACAATTACAACGGCGTTATTTAGCATTAGTACATGGTAATATTGTTGAGAATCGAGCAAAGATTGATGCTCCAATTGGTCGTGATCCACAAGAACGAAAGAAAATGGTTGTTACGGCAAAAAATTCTAAAAAAGCAGTGACTAATATTCTTGTAATTGAGCGCTTTAATGATTATACTTATATAGAGTGTGAGTTAGAAACTGGTCGCACGCATCAAATTCGAGCGCATTTAAAGTATATTAACCATCCGGTTGTTGGTGACCCGTTATACGGAACGGTTGCTGATAAAAAGGAATCATTTGGACAATATTTGCATGCGTATCAGTTAACTTTTATGCATCCAATTACAAGACTTCCAATTACGGTATCAGCAGCATTACCATTGGAGTTTGAAAATAAATTAGCAGCATTACGCGCGAAAGGATAG